In the Wyeomyia smithii strain HCP4-BCI-WySm-NY-G18 chromosome 2, ASM2978416v1, whole genome shotgun sequence genome, one interval contains:
- the LOC129720474 gene encoding uncharacterized protein LOC129720474 produces the protein MVKHGPSDKNGKSSHLKMVAHAVTEPSQKKSNVGGRTGIQWRELKKLPLQERLNHVNRKRLCFNCLRSDHYVSNCPIQNSCRICQERHNTVLHPGYLEGIRKDTAVSGGTRPLPTAQTNVTTTQKQPELNTATVETYLAAASTQSHRSGNVFMLTVILVIVDAYGQHHFAWALLDSASQPNLLTERNFSSLNVTADLPERNVSIADWSIPKDLFLADPTFNERGSIDMIIGLPHFFDCFRSPARIRIARDLPEMVDSVFGWIVAGSGDLIPASPETVQCNVTAICLTTFEESLERFWKVEELPSRDDYSAEERECENLYTSTVARDRSGRYIVRLPRHPNFHSMLGESKAAALRRFRLLEQRLEREAEMKEEYHRFMREYISLGHMRLLGMNQHSSGNFYLPHHPVVKESSTTTKVRVVFDGSAKSSTGVSLNETLLTGPVVQDDLLSIVLRFRKFPVALVADIEEMYRQVLIHPEDTPYQRILWRFNESDPIQTYELLTVTYGLAPSSFLAKRTLQQLADDEGTAYPLADPILRKIFYVDDCLGGAQSVDEALQLRHELTELLSKGGLTLRKWTSNKLEVLQGLSSEQIGKQSSFVFAPHESVKALGIGWEPETDELRFESKISSRKAPERSILSSISQLFDPLGLIAPVVIRSKMFMQELWLAHCDWDQPVPNAIQEKWKTYHRDLAGIAEYRIDRYAFLPNAKVQLHTFSDASESVYGACVYARSTDTHGNVRVKLLASKSRVAPLDRITLPRLELCAAEIASQLYAHVKTALQLEISDARFWSDSTVTIQWLQAPPRTWKTFVANRVSKIQTLTHGYRWTHIPGKDNPADLVSRGMAVGEFVSSELWKYGPTWLRLPEEKWPAPFPLHVPVDNIEARKTSKELSDFHPLSKLIAKFYHLKLLHGGGQLTLAAMRETYWPVRGKRLVRSVIRNCLPCLRANPVPAQQRTGQLPIPRVTPSRPFTVTGVDYAGPVYLRPPHKRASPTKACIFVCFSTKAVHIELVSDLTTSAFLATFRRFSSRRGLPAHVHSDNGKNFEGARNEITELYLWLNSKRNREGIETNLANNGVTWHMTPPKTPHFGGLWEAAVKSAKKTSASAIS, from the exons ATGGTTAAGCATGGGCCTTCCGATAAAAATGGAAAATCATCGCATCTGAAAATGGTCGCACATGCCGTTACGGAACCTTCCCAGAAGAAATCAAATGTGGGAGGTCGGACAGGCATTCAGTGGCGAGAACTGAAGAAGTTGCCTCTTCAGGAAAGATTGAATCACGTTAATCGAAAGCGTTTATGCTTTAACTGCTTGCGTAGTGACCACTACGTGAGCAATTGTCCCATCCAAAATAGCTGTCGGATTTGTCAAGAGCGACATAACACCGTACTACACCCGGGTTACTTGGAAGGCATCCGGAAAGATACTGCGGTATCAGGAGGTACAAGGCCTCTACCCACTGCTCAAACAAACGTGACCACTACGCAGAAGCAACCGGAGTTGAATACGGCAACTGTCGAAACCTACCTGGCTGCAGCTTCAACGCAATCTCATCGGTCTGGTAATGTGTTTATGCTTACCGTTATTCTTGTCATCGTCGATGCATACGGGCAACATCACTTTGCTTGGGCACTGTTGGATTCTGCATCCCAGCCCAATCTGCTCACTGAGCGCAACTTCTCAAGCTTAAAC GTTACTGCTGACTTACCTGAGAGGAACGTATCCATTGCTGACTGGAGTATTCCCAAGGATCTTTTCTTGGCTGATCCTACCTTTAACGAACGAGGTTCAATCGACATGATTATTGGTTTACCACACTTCTTTGACTGTTTTAGATCACCAGCACGAATTCGCATTGCAAGGGACCTTCCCGAGATGGTGGACAGTGTCTTTGGATGGATTGTGGCTGGATCTGGTGATTTGATTCCTGCTTCCCCGGAAACCGTGCAGTGCAACGTGACTGCTATTTGTCTTACCACATTCGAAGAAAGTTTGGAACGGTTCTGGAAAGTGGAGGAATTACCTTCGCGCGATGATTACTCGGCGGAGGAACGCGAATGTGAAAATTTATACACGTCGACCGTGGCAAGAGATCGCAGTGGGCGCTACATAGTTCGTCTACCACGGCATCCTAATTTCCATAGCATGTTGGGCGAATCCAAGGCTGCTGCACTGCGAAGATTTAGGCTGTTGGAGCAGAGATTAGAACGAGAAGCGGAAATGAAGGAGGAGTACCATCGATTCATGCGTGAGTACATTTCACTTGGTCATATGCGATTGCTCGGTATGAACCAGCACTCctccggtaatttttatcttccTCACCACCCCGTCGTAAAGGAATCCAGCACCACGACAAAGGTGCGTGTAGTCTTCGATGGTTCTGCAAAATCATCTACTGGAGTATCGTTGAACGAGACACTTCTCACTGGACCGGTTGTCCAGGACGACTTACTGTCGATTGTCCTCAGATTTCGGAAATTTCCTGTGGCACTAGTGGCTGACATCGAGGAAATGTACCGGCAAGTTCTAATTCACCCTGAAGATACACCTTACCAACGCATCCTGTGGCGATTTAACGAGTCTGACCCAATACAAACCTACGAGTTACTAACCGTCACTTACGGTTTAGCGCCATCTTCTTTCCTGGCTAAGAGAACACTCCAGCAGCTGGCCGACGACGAAGGGACTGCGTACCCGCTGGCTGATCCTATATTACGCAAGATTTTTTATGTAGATGATTGCCTCGGAGGCGCGCAATCAGTTGATGAAGCCTTGCAGCTGCGACACGAATTGACCGAACTGTTGAGCAAAGGCGGACTTACCTTACGAAAGTGGACATCGAACAAACTTGAGGTACTGCAGGGGCTGTCATCAGAACAAATTGGAAAGCAATCATCATTTGTATTTGCACCGCACGAATCTGTAAAGGCTCTGGGAATCGGCTGGGAGCCTGAGACAGATGAGCTTCGATTCGAATCGAAAATTTCTAGCAGGAAGGCGCCAGAAAGATCAATTTTATCTTCCATTTCGCAGCTTTTCGATCCGCTAGGACTAATTGCCCCTGTGGTCATTCGGAGTAAAATGTTTATGCAGGAGTTGTGGTTGGCCCACTGCGATTGGGATCAACCTGTGCCGAACGCTATACAAGAAAAATGGAAAACCTATCATCGTGACCTAGCCGGCATAGCAGAATACCGCATCGACCGTTATGCATTTCTACCCAATGCGAAAGTTCAGCTACACACCTTTTCGGATGCATCTGAAAGTGTCTACGGAGCTTGTGTTTACGCGCGATCTACAGACACGCATGGCAACGTAAGGGTCAAATTATTAGCGTCTAAATCACGAGTCGCACCATTAGATCGAATCACACTCCCCAGGCTCGAGCTGTGTGCAGCAGAAATTGCATCGCAGCTGTATGCACACGTTAAAACCGCTCTGCAACTGGAAATTTCGGATGCCCGCTTTTGGTCGGATTCTACCGTCACGATTCAGTGGTTGCAAGCGCCACCTCGTACATGGAAGACGTTTGTTGCCAACCGGGTATCTAAGATACAAACCCTGACACACGGCTATCGATGGACTCATATACCAGGGAAGGACAATCCCGCTGACTTGGTTTCCCGAGGAATGGCAGTTGGCGAATTTGTATCGAGTGAGTTGTGGAAGTATGGACCAACTTGGCTTCGGTTACCTGAAGAAAAATGGCCTGCACCTTTCCCGCTGCATGTACCAGTCGACAACATCGAAGCCCGGAAG ACCAGCAAGGAACTATCAGA CTTTCACCCACTGTCCAAATTAATCGCTAAATTCTACCATCTGAAACTGCTACACGGTGGTGGCCAACTAACACTTGCCGCCATGCGCGAAACATATTGGCCAGTTCGAGGCAAACGACTTGTGAGAAGTGTGATTAGAAATTGCCTCCCATGTTTACGAGCCAATCCCGTTCCGGCCCAACAACGCACAGGTCAACTTCCGATACCCCGTGTTACACCGAGCCGACCGTTCACCGTTACCGGTGTTGATTATGCCGGTCCCGTCTACTTGCGCCCTCCACATAAGCGCGCATCCCCAACGAAAGCCTGCATCTTCGTTTGTTTCTCAACTAAAGCCGTCCACATTGAGTTGGTTTCGGATCTCACTACTTCGGCCTTTTTAGCAACATTTCGACGTTTTTCCTCTCGCAGAGGATTGCCGGCGCACGTACACTCCGACAACGGTAAAAATTTCGAAGGGGCGCGAAACGAAATAACCGAGCTGTACCTGTGGTTGAACAGCAAACGAAACAGAGAAGGGATCGAAACAAACCTAGCCAACAATGGCGTAACGTGGCATATGACACCCCCCAAGACACCCCACTTTGGTGGCCTTTGGGAGGCAGCGGTAAAAAGTGCgaaaaaaacatctgcatcggcAATTAGCTAA